In the genome of Pempheris klunzingeri isolate RE-2024b chromosome 11, fPemKlu1.hap1, whole genome shotgun sequence, one region contains:
- the adrm1 gene encoding proteasomal ubiquitin receptor ADRM1 isoform X1, with protein sequence MSSGALFPSLVSGSRGSSSKYLVEFRAGKMTLKGNVVTPDKRKGTVYIQQSDDSLIHFCWKDRTTGNVDDDLIIFPDDCEFKRVNQCTTGRVYVLKFKAGSKRLFFWMQEPKTDKDEEYCRKVNEYLNNPPIPGSAGSGGGSGHELSALGGEGGLQNLLGNMSHNQLMQLIGPTGLGGLGGLGALAGPGLANLLGSGGPATSSSSSSSRSQSAAATPSSGGAPRLSSSQAPTTPVTPAASAVSPTSVAPTTPAAAQTPVVPASVGSPVSHQPIQLSDLQSILATMNVPASAAAQGSAVDLASVCTPEMMAPILTNAEVQQRLLPFLPSGESLPQNAEEIQNTLNSPQFQQAMGMFSSALASGQLGPLLSQFGLPAEAVDAANRGDVEAFARAMQGSKGDSKEKKEDDEDMSLD encoded by the exons ATGTCGTCAGGTGCACTCTTTCCAAGCTTGGTGAGCGGCTCAAGGGGAAGCTCCAGCAAGTACCTGGTGGAGTTTCGTGCTGGTAAAATGACCCTGAAGGGGAATGTTGTGACACCAGACAAACGCAAGGGCACCGTGTACATCCAGCAGTCTGATGACTCCCTGATTCACTTCTGCTGGAAGGACAGGACGACTGGAAATGTTGATGAT GACCTGATCATCTTCCCCGATGACTGTGAATTCAAGAGGGTGAACCAGTGCACCACTGGACGCGTCTATGTACTGAAGTTCAAGGCAGGATCCAAGAGACTGTTCTTCTGGATGCAG GAGCCAAAGACTGACAAGGATGAAGAGTACTGTCGGAAGGTGAATGAGTACCTGAACAACCCTCCCATTCCCGGATCAGCAGGCAGTGGAGGCGGCAGCGGCCACGAACTCTCCGCACTCGGAGGAGAGGGGGGCCTGCAAAACCTGCTGGGAAATATGAGCCACAACCAGCTAATGCAGCTGATCGGACCAACAGGACTGGGAGGACTAG GAGGTCTGGGAGCCCTAGCAGGACCTGGACTTGCCAACTTGCTGGGCAGTGGAGGACCAGCTACCAGCAGCTCTTCATCCAG ctctcgtagccaatcagcagcagccactCCTTCATCCGGCGGAGCCCCCAGACTAAGTTCCTCTCAGGCCCCCACCACCCCTGTGACTCCTGCTGCCTCAGCTGTCTCCCCCACTAGTGTTGCTCCCACCACACCAG CCGCAGCTCAGACCCCGGTGGTCCCTGCCTCTGTTGGAAGCCCCGTCTCCCACCAGCCGATCCAACTCAGTGACCTTCAGAGCATCCTTGCCACCATGAATGTCCCCGCTTCAGCGGCCGCTCAGGGATCAGCGG TGGACCTAGCCAGTGTTTGCACCCCAGAGATGATGGCTCCCATCCTGACTAACGCTGAGGTCCAGCAGAGGCTCCTGCCCTTCCTCCCCAGCGGGGAGAGTTTACCGCAGAATGCGGAGGAGATCCAGAACACACTCAACTCACCTCAGTTCCAGCAG gcAATGGGTATGTTCAGCAGTGCCTTGGCCTCCGGGCAGCTTGGTCCTCTATTGAGTCAGTTTGGCCTACCAGCAGAGGCTGTGGACGCTGCCAACAGAGgag ATGTGGAGGCGTTCGCCCGAGCCATGCAGGGCAGTAAAGGAGACTccaaagagaagaaggaggacgACGAGGACATGAGTCTGGATTAG
- the adrm1 gene encoding proteasomal ubiquitin receptor ADRM1 isoform X2 has product MSSGALFPSLVSGSRGSSSKYLVEFRAGKMTLKGNVVTPDKRKGTVYIQQSDDSLIHFCWKDRTTGNVDDDLIIFPDDCEFKRVNQCTTGRVYVLKFKAGSKRLFFWMQEPKTDKDEEYCRKVNEYLNNPPIPGSAGSGGGSGHELSALGGEGGLQNLLGNMSHNQLMQLIGPTGLGGLGLGALAGPGLANLLGSGGPATSSSSSSSRSQSAAATPSSGGAPRLSSSQAPTTPVTPAASAVSPTSVAPTTPAAAQTPVVPASVGSPVSHQPIQLSDLQSILATMNVPASAAAQGSAVDLASVCTPEMMAPILTNAEVQQRLLPFLPSGESLPQNAEEIQNTLNSPQFQQAMGMFSSALASGQLGPLLSQFGLPAEAVDAANRGDVEAFARAMQGSKGDSKEKKEDDEDMSLD; this is encoded by the exons ATGTCGTCAGGTGCACTCTTTCCAAGCTTGGTGAGCGGCTCAAGGGGAAGCTCCAGCAAGTACCTGGTGGAGTTTCGTGCTGGTAAAATGACCCTGAAGGGGAATGTTGTGACACCAGACAAACGCAAGGGCACCGTGTACATCCAGCAGTCTGATGACTCCCTGATTCACTTCTGCTGGAAGGACAGGACGACTGGAAATGTTGATGAT GACCTGATCATCTTCCCCGATGACTGTGAATTCAAGAGGGTGAACCAGTGCACCACTGGACGCGTCTATGTACTGAAGTTCAAGGCAGGATCCAAGAGACTGTTCTTCTGGATGCAG GAGCCAAAGACTGACAAGGATGAAGAGTACTGTCGGAAGGTGAATGAGTACCTGAACAACCCTCCCATTCCCGGATCAGCAGGCAGTGGAGGCGGCAGCGGCCACGAACTCTCCGCACTCGGAGGAGAGGGGGGCCTGCAAAACCTGCTGGGAAATATGAGCCACAACCAGCTAATGCAGCTGATCGGACCAACAGGACTGGGAGGACTAG GTCTGGGAGCCCTAGCAGGACCTGGACTTGCCAACTTGCTGGGCAGTGGAGGACCAGCTACCAGCAGCTCTTCATCCAG ctctcgtagccaatcagcagcagccactCCTTCATCCGGCGGAGCCCCCAGACTAAGTTCCTCTCAGGCCCCCACCACCCCTGTGACTCCTGCTGCCTCAGCTGTCTCCCCCACTAGTGTTGCTCCCACCACACCAG CCGCAGCTCAGACCCCGGTGGTCCCTGCCTCTGTTGGAAGCCCCGTCTCCCACCAGCCGATCCAACTCAGTGACCTTCAGAGCATCCTTGCCACCATGAATGTCCCCGCTTCAGCGGCCGCTCAGGGATCAGCGG TGGACCTAGCCAGTGTTTGCACCCCAGAGATGATGGCTCCCATCCTGACTAACGCTGAGGTCCAGCAGAGGCTCCTGCCCTTCCTCCCCAGCGGGGAGAGTTTACCGCAGAATGCGGAGGAGATCCAGAACACACTCAACTCACCTCAGTTCCAGCAG gcAATGGGTATGTTCAGCAGTGCCTTGGCCTCCGGGCAGCTTGGTCCTCTATTGAGTCAGTTTGGCCTACCAGCAGAGGCTGTGGACGCTGCCAACAGAGgag ATGTGGAGGCGTTCGCCCGAGCCATGCAGGGCAGTAAAGGAGACTccaaagagaagaaggaggacgACGAGGACATGAGTCTGGATTAG